The following proteins are co-located in the Paenibacillus sp. FSL H8-0079 genome:
- a CDS encoding DUF2768 family protein, producing the protein MSAMDKMWLSLVAILIMGLSVFLITFARAKTKGIVRGILSLIAFLIMLIGFFGGIASLT; encoded by the coding sequence ATGAGCGCAATGGACAAGATGTGGCTGTCATTGGTCGCCATCCTCATTATGGGACTATCTGTATTCCTGATTACGTTTGCTCGTGCCAAAACAAAAGGCATTGTACGGGGGATTCTTTCCTTAATTGCATTTTTGATTATGCTGATTGGCTTTTTTGGTGGAATCGCTTCTCTGACCTGA
- a CDS encoding stage VI sporulation protein F, translating to MGNNISKDALNAINKKTGKTITEGAVKKLASTVKPTTIQNEAQLRQLIKQVSAMAKVPVSEDTVKDIVSAVKKSGLNPSSMESLMKMMMKK from the coding sequence ATGGGTAACAACATTTCTAAAGATGCGCTGAATGCAATCAACAAGAAAACGGGTAAAACGATAACAGAAGGTGCAGTCAAGAAATTGGCAAGCACGGTGAAACCAACGACGATTCAGAATGAAGCTCAGTTGCGCCAATTGATCAAACAAGTATCCGCCATGGCGAAAGTTCCGGTATCTGAGGATACGGTTAAGGATATTGTGAGTGCGGTCAAGAAAAGCGGATTGAATCCGAGCAGTATGGAATCGTTAATGAAAATGATGATGAAAAAATAA
- a CDS encoding NAD(P)H-dependent glycerol-3-phosphate dehydrogenase, whose amino-acid sequence MSKKVAVLVAGSWGTALASVLAANQLDVMMWTRGEDQATEINNKHTNTRYLPDAELSPRIQATNDMEAAVEGAIAVLIVAPSSAMRAVTNQLKAYYKPEMLIIHATKGFETESLKRMSTVISEELECEEGRVVVLSGPSHAEEVVKRCPTTVVVASLDKASAEAAQALFMNAYFRVYTNRDMLGVELAGAFKNIIALGAGMSDGLQFGDNAKAALLTRGLAEITRIGVEMGANPLTFSGLAGIGDLVVTATSQHSRNWRAGSMLGQGQKLDDVLKSMGMVVEGIRTTQAAYFISQKYGVQMPIADQLYHVLFQERQPRDAVEALMGRDPKTEMEVMKLETWEQWHS is encoded by the coding sequence TTGTCTAAAAAAGTTGCTGTTCTGGTCGCTGGGAGCTGGGGAACGGCTCTGGCCAGTGTACTTGCCGCCAATCAGTTGGACGTGATGATGTGGACGCGTGGTGAAGACCAAGCTACAGAAATCAATAACAAGCACACCAATACTCGCTATCTTCCGGATGCAGAACTTTCACCACGGATTCAGGCAACCAATGATATGGAAGCTGCAGTGGAAGGCGCGATAGCTGTGTTAATTGTTGCGCCTTCTTCAGCCATGCGTGCAGTTACGAATCAGCTTAAGGCTTATTATAAGCCTGAGATGTTAATCATTCATGCCACCAAAGGTTTTGAGACAGAAAGCCTGAAACGGATGTCCACAGTCATCTCAGAAGAGCTGGAATGTGAAGAAGGACGTGTTGTTGTGCTTTCTGGCCCAAGCCATGCGGAAGAAGTGGTGAAGCGTTGCCCAACGACAGTTGTTGTGGCCTCATTGGATAAGGCATCTGCCGAGGCGGCCCAAGCTTTGTTTATGAATGCCTATTTCCGTGTTTATACGAATCGGGACATGCTTGGTGTTGAACTGGCAGGCGCATTCAAAAACATCATTGCTCTTGGTGCAGGTATGTCCGATGGTCTTCAATTCGGTGATAATGCCAAAGCAGCGTTGTTAACTCGCGGTCTGGCAGAGATTACACGTATTGGTGTAGAGATGGGCGCAAATCCGTTAACGTTTTCGGGACTTGCCGGAATCGGGGATCTGGTTGTAACAGCTACAAGTCAGCACAGCCGGAACTGGAGAGCGGGTTCCATGTTGGGCCAAGGACAGAAGCTGGATGATGTCCTGAAGTCCATGGGCATGGTGGTGGAGGGCATTCGAACCACACAAGCTGCCTATTTCATCTCGCAAAAATACGGTGTGCAAATGCCGATTGCAGATCAGTTGTATCACGTTTTATTTCAGGAGAGACAGCCGCGTGATGCGGTTGAAGCCTTGATGGGACGTGACCCGAAGACTGAAATGGAAGTCATGAAGCTTGAAACCTGGGAGCAATGGCATTCCTGA